The Primulina eburnea isolate SZY01 chromosome 6, ASM2296580v1, whole genome shotgun sequence genome contains a region encoding:
- the LOC140835066 gene encoding large ribosomal subunit protein bL19cz-like yields MQALIIVDKEAVEEVKSNRDIPDVRPGCIVQLKVEVPENKRRTSIIKGIVIARRNAGLHTTFRIRRLVAGVGIESLYHLYSPNIKEIKVLDKKKVRRAKLYYLRDKMNALKKQ; encoded by the exons ATGCAGGCACTAATT ATTGTTGATAAAGAAGCAGTTGAGGAAGTGAAATCAAATCGAGATATACCCGATGTCAGGCCAGGTTGTATTGTCCAGCTTAAAGTG GAAGTACCAGAAAACAAGAGACGTACTTCAATCATAAAAGGTATTGTAATAGCTAGACGAAATGCTGGTCTACATACCACTTTCAGAATAAGACGACTTGTTGCAGGAGTTGGCATTGAATCTCTATATCATCT GTATTCTCCCAATATAAAGGAGATAAAGGTGTTGGACAAGAAGAAAGTGAGGAGAGCCAAGCTTTATTATCTCAGAGATAAAATGAATGCCCTTAAAAAGCAGTGA
- the LOC140835067 gene encoding manganese-dependent ADP-ribose/CDP-alcohol diphosphatase codes for MNPKVSHHHHQLINTFQLQKVRAREGGTAIDVGFCDNKETHFLIEKHRRRSLGFFGLGSILFLLLNGLCKWIVSAQGRQPLVSFGVISDVQYADIPDGRSFLGVPRYYRHSLLVLQRAVKKWNEQQLKFVINFGDTVDGFCPKDQSLSAVNKIVNEFSIFNGPVYHMIGNHCLYNLPREKLLPILNIHNRECRAYYEFSPIPEYRFLVLDGYDISAIGWPMDHPNTLKALNFLKERNPNSDKNSPNGLLGLDRRFLMFNGGVGKEQMEWLDRVLQDATKLDQKVIICCHLPLDPGASSNEALLWNHKEVMDLIHHYKCVKVCIAGHDHKGGYCVDSHGVHHRVLEAALECPPSTNSFGHIDLFHDRLLLCGTDRMGMTEMVFS; via the exons ATGAACCCAAAAGTTTcccatcatcatcatcaattAATAAACACATTCCAGCTCCAAAAAGTTCGCGCGAGAGAGGGAGGCACCGCCATTGATGTTGGTTTCTGTGATAATAAAGAAACACATTTTCTGATCGAGAAACATCGGAGGAGGAGCTTGGGATTTTTCGGGCTGGGTTC GATTCTTTTCTTGCTGCTCAATGGGTTATGCAAATGGATAGTAAGCGCTCAAGGGAGGCAACCACTGGTTTCCTTTGGGGTGATATCAGATGTCCAGTATGCTGACATTCCTGATGGTCGTTCGTTCCTTGGCGTCCCACGGTATTACAGGCATAGCTTGCTTGTTTTGCAAAGAGCAGTAAAGAAATGGAATGAGCAGCAGCTGAAGTTTGTAATCAATTTTGGGGATACTGTTGATGGCTTCTGCCCAAAGGACCAATCTCTATCTGCTGTCAATAAAATTGTCAACGAATTTAGTATTTTCAATGGCCCTGTATATCACATGATTGGCAATCACTGTCTCTACAATCTCCCTCGTGAGAAGTTGCTTCCAATTCTAAACATTCATAATCGTGAATGTCGTGCTTATTATGAGTTCTCTCCAATTCCTGAGTACCGATTTTTAGTGCTAGATGGTTATGATATCAGTGCTATAGGTTGGCCGATGGATCATCCAAATACATTGAAAGCCCTAAATTTTCTGAAGGAGAGAAATCCAAATTCAGATAAGAATAGCCCAAATGGCCTTCTTGGGCTGGACCGAAGGTTCCTTATGTTCAATGGAGGAGTGGGAAAAGAGCAGATGGAATGGTTGGATCGTGTCCTTCAAGATGCAACAAAGTTAGACCAGAAAGTTATCATATGCTGCCATCTACCTTTGGATCCTGGAGCATCAAGCAATGAAGCACTTTTATGGAATCATAAGGAAGTGATGGATTTGATACATCACTACAAATGCGTAAAGGTCTGTATCGCAGGGCACGATCATAAAGGTGGATATTGTGTTGACTCCCATGGTGTGCACCATCGAGTTCTCGAAGCTGCGTTGGAATGCCCTCCCAGCACTAATTCCTTTGGTCATATCGACCTTTTTCACGATAGATTGTTACTCTGTGGTACAGATAGAATGGGAATGACGGAAATGGTTTTCAGCTAG